A single region of the Pseudomonas sp. GGS8 genome encodes:
- a CDS encoding choline ABC transporter substrate-binding protein has translation MKRLISSCVLALSGTAFLSASVMAAEPASCQNVRMGVVNWTDVIATSAMTQVLLDGLGYSTKQTSASQQIVFAGIRDQRLDLFLGYWNPLMTQTITPFVDAKQVKVLEAPSLKDARATLAVPTYLADKGLKTFADIAKFEKELGGKIYGIEPGSGANTQIKAMIAKNQFGLGKFQLVESSEAGMLAAVDRAVRRKEAVVFFGWAPHPMNVNVKMTYLTGSDDALGPNEGMATVWTVTAPKYAEQCPNVGRLLSNLTFTAEDESRMMQPLLDHKDAFESAKQWLKDHPQDKQRWLEGVTTFDGKPAAENLKLTSK, from the coding sequence ATGAAACGACTGATCAGCAGCTGTGTTCTTGCACTCAGCGGTACCGCTTTCTTGAGCGCCAGTGTCATGGCGGCCGAACCCGCGTCGTGCCAGAACGTGCGCATGGGCGTAGTGAACTGGACCGACGTGATCGCCACCAGTGCCATGACCCAGGTCCTGCTCGACGGCCTCGGCTACAGCACCAAACAAACCAGCGCCTCCCAGCAAATCGTCTTTGCCGGCATTCGCGACCAGCGCCTGGATTTGTTCCTGGGCTACTGGAACCCGCTGATGACCCAGACCATCACGCCGTTCGTCGATGCCAAGCAGGTCAAAGTGCTTGAAGCGCCAAGCCTCAAGGACGCCCGCGCCACCCTCGCCGTTCCGACTTACCTCGCCGACAAGGGACTGAAAACCTTCGCCGACATCGCCAAGTTTGAAAAAGAACTGGGCGGCAAGATCTACGGCATCGAGCCGGGTTCCGGCGCCAACACCCAGATCAAGGCAATGATCGCCAAGAACCAGTTCGGCCTCGGCAAGTTCCAGCTGGTCGAGTCCAGTGAAGCCGGCATGCTGGCGGCAGTGGATCGCGCGGTACGCCGCAAGGAAGCCGTGGTGTTCTTCGGCTGGGCCCCACACCCGATGAACGTCAACGTGAAAATGACCTACCTCACCGGCAGCGACGACGCCCTCGGCCCGAACGAAGGCATGGCCACGGTCTGGACCGTCACCGCGCCGAAATACGCTGAACAGTGCCCGAACGTCGGTCGCTTGCTGAGCAACCTGACGTTCACCGCCGAAGACGAGAGCCGGATGATGCAACCGCTGCTGGATCACAAGGACGCCTTCGAATCGGCCAAACAATGGCTCAAGGATCACCCGCAAGACAAGCAACGCTGGCTCGAAGGCGTGACCACCTTCGATGGCAAACCAGCCGCCGAAAACCTGAAACTGAC
- a CDS encoding GlxA family transcriptional regulator, which yields MSQDFYFLLMPGFSAIGFISAIEPLRVANRFRGELYRWHVLSADGGAVLASNGMSVNADAALEPLKKGTTLLVVAGFEPLKFATPALEHWLRRLDNEGVTLGAIDTGSFILAEAGLLDGHRLTLHWEAIDAFKESYPQLSVTQELFEIDRRRITSAGGTASIDLMLDLIGQAHGPELAIQVSEQFVLGRIRPRKDHQRMEVATRYGISNKKLVQVIGEMEQHSEPPLSTLELAESIKVTRRQLERLFRLHLNDTPSNFYLRLRLEKARQLLRQTNMSVLEVSIACGFESPSYFTRSYRARFERCPREDRRTAKA from the coding sequence ATGTCCCAGGATTTCTACTTCTTGTTGATGCCGGGTTTTTCGGCGATCGGTTTTATCTCGGCCATCGAGCCGTTGCGGGTCGCCAATCGCTTTCGTGGCGAGCTGTATCGCTGGCATGTGTTGAGCGCCGATGGCGGGGCGGTTCTGGCCAGTAACGGCATGTCGGTCAACGCCGATGCAGCGCTGGAGCCGCTGAAGAAAGGAACGACTTTGCTGGTGGTCGCCGGTTTCGAGCCGCTGAAGTTCGCCACCCCGGCCCTGGAGCATTGGCTACGTCGCCTGGACAACGAAGGCGTGACGCTCGGCGCCATCGACACCGGCAGCTTCATCCTCGCCGAAGCCGGCCTGCTCGACGGCCATCGCCTGACCCTGCACTGGGAAGCTATCGACGCCTTCAAGGAATCTTATCCACAGCTGAGCGTCACCCAGGAACTGTTCGAGATCGACCGTCGGCGTATCACTTCCGCTGGCGGCACCGCCTCTATTGATCTGATGCTCGACCTCATCGGTCAGGCTCATGGCCCGGAACTGGCGATTCAGGTCAGCGAACAATTCGTACTCGGACGCATCCGCCCGCGCAAAGATCACCAGCGCATGGAAGTCGCCACGCGGTATGGCATCAGCAACAAGAAACTGGTGCAGGTGATCGGCGAGATGGAGCAGCACAGCGAACCGCCGCTCAGCACCCTGGAACTGGCGGAATCGATCAAAGTGACCCGGCGTCAGCTAGAGCGCCTGTTTCGCCTGCACCTGAACGACACACCGAGCAATTTCTATCTGCGCTTGCGGCTGGAAAAAGCCCGGCAGTTGCTACGCCAGACGAACATGAGTGTGCTGGAAGTGAGCATTGCGTGCGGGTTTGAATCACCGTCGTATTTCACCCGCAGTTATCGGGCACGGTTTGAGCGGTGCCCGCGTGAAGACCGCCGTACGGCTAAAGCGTAA
- a CDS encoding DUF3010 family protein, giving the protein MKICGIEIKGSEAIIAVASLDDQALSHVALTTKKIALDDDDEAANVKIFAAQVASFVRENSIDRIAIKKRSKKGEFAGGPTTFKIEGVFQLLENCEVTLLSPQTINAQNKKFDFELPATLNKYQHEAYKAACSALMKK; this is encoded by the coding sequence ATGAAAATCTGCGGCATCGAAATCAAAGGCAGCGAAGCGATCATCGCTGTGGCCTCCCTCGACGATCAGGCCTTGAGCCATGTTGCCCTGACCACCAAGAAAATCGCCCTCGACGATGACGACGAAGCCGCCAACGTCAAAATCTTTGCCGCTCAGGTCGCGTCGTTTGTTCGTGAGAATTCCATCGACCGGATCGCGATCAAGAAGCGCAGCAAGAAAGGTGAGTTCGCCGGTGGGCCGACCACGTTCAAGATCGAAGGGGTTTTCCAGTTGCTGGAAAATTGCGAGGTGACGCTGCTGTCGCCGCAAACCATCAATGCACAGAACAAGAAGTTCGACTTTGAGCTGCCGGCCACGCTGAACAAGTATCAGCACGAGGCATACAAAGCAGCCTGCTCGGCGCTGATGAAGAAGTAA
- a CDS encoding helix-turn-helix domain-containing protein: MNAPTDIQIINDAEGKPAFVVIPYAQYMAQKIEPDLIPHEVVSRIVDGATPIRAWREHLNLTQDEVAKRMGISQPAFAQQETVAKPRKATREKIAAAFGITANQLEL, from the coding sequence ATGAACGCACCTACTGACATTCAAATCATCAACGACGCGGAGGGAAAACCGGCATTCGTGGTCATTCCGTACGCGCAGTACATGGCGCAGAAGATCGAGCCCGATCTGATCCCCCACGAAGTAGTCAGTCGCATCGTTGACGGCGCGACGCCAATTCGCGCCTGGCGCGAACACCTGAACCTTACGCAGGATGAAGTGGCCAAACGCATGGGCATCTCCCAACCGGCCTTCGCCCAGCAGGAGACGGTCGCCAAGCCCCGCAAGGCCACCCGTGAGAAAATCGCCGCGGCTTTTGGCATCACCGCCAACCAACTAGAGCTGTAA
- a CDS encoding type II toxin-antitoxin system RelE/ParE family toxin: MSSIHWTRKAVKQLLKLHSVHQIQVRDAITALAGMPDVGNIKALVGHDYAYRLRVGSYRVMFDWDGAIKVVSIQEVKKRDERTY; the protein is encoded by the coding sequence ATGAGCAGCATTCACTGGACTCGAAAGGCCGTTAAGCAGCTCTTGAAATTGCATTCCGTTCATCAGATCCAGGTTCGTGATGCCATCACGGCGCTAGCAGGCATGCCTGATGTAGGCAACATCAAAGCACTGGTTGGCCATGACTATGCCTATCGACTGCGAGTCGGTAGTTATCGGGTCATGTTCGACTGGGATGGCGCGATCAAAGTGGTCAGTATTCAAGAGGTCAAAAAACGCGATGAACGCACCTACTGA
- a CDS encoding lysozyme inhibitor LprI family protein yields MKSIFLALALIATGVQAAEEADDNPCDAVANEVQTLECSAYSRNTAEQLLSDNYQNLSERMQTRYGSNKAQLADITAKIKTAQQQWLKTRDADCAVEAFPATSGSKAFTIAQNDCVARMSDERSEFLESIGQE; encoded by the coding sequence ATGAAATCCATCTTCCTGGCTTTGGCACTGATAGCGACCGGCGTACAGGCGGCCGAAGAAGCCGACGACAACCCCTGCGACGCCGTCGCAAACGAAGTCCAGACTCTGGAATGCTCGGCTTACAGCAGGAATACCGCAGAACAACTGCTAAGCGACAACTACCAAAACCTGAGCGAGCGCATGCAAACGCGCTACGGCAGTAACAAGGCGCAACTGGCCGACATCACCGCCAAAATCAAGACCGCGCAACAACAGTGGCTGAAAACCCGTGACGCCGATTGCGCGGTGGAAGCATTTCCGGCGACGAGCGGTAGCAAGGCATTCACTATTGCGCAAAATGATTGCGTGGCGCGGATGAGTGACGAGCGGTCGGAGTTTTTGGAGTCGATTGGGCAGGAGTGA
- a CDS encoding dipeptidase produces the protein MSPAELHADSIVIDGLIIAKWNRELFEDMRKGGLTAANCTVSVWEGFQATVNNIAASQKLIRENSDLVIPVRTTADIRKAKEQGKTGILFGFQNAHAFEDQIGYVEVFKQLGVGIVQMCYNTQNLVGTGCYERDGGLSGFGREIVAEMNRVGVMCDLSHVGSKTSEEVILESKKPVCYSHCLPSGLKIHPRNKSDEELKFIADHGGFVGVTMFAPFLAKGIDSTIDDYAEAIEYTMNIVGEDAIGIGTDFTQGHGQDFFEYLTHDKGYARRLTSFGKIINPLGIRTVGEFPNLTETLLKRGHSERVVRKIMGENWVNVLKDVWGE, from the coding sequence ATGAGCCCAGCCGAATTGCACGCCGACAGCATCGTTATCGACGGGCTGATTATTGCCAAGTGGAACCGTGAACTGTTCGAAGACATGCGCAAGGGCGGTCTGACTGCGGCCAACTGCACCGTGTCGGTGTGGGAGGGCTTCCAGGCCACTGTCAACAACATCGCCGCCAGCCAGAAGCTGATCCGCGAGAACAGCGACCTGGTGATTCCGGTACGCACCACCGCCGATATCCGCAAGGCCAAGGAGCAGGGCAAGACCGGCATCCTGTTCGGCTTCCAGAATGCTCACGCCTTCGAAGACCAGATCGGCTACGTCGAGGTGTTCAAGCAGCTGGGCGTGGGTATTGTGCAGATGTGCTACAACACCCAGAACCTGGTCGGCACCGGTTGCTACGAGCGCGATGGCGGCCTGTCGGGTTTCGGTCGCGAAATCGTTGCCGAGATGAACCGCGTCGGTGTCATGTGCGACCTGTCCCACGTCGGCTCGAAGACCTCCGAAGAAGTCATCCTCGAATCCAAGAAGCCGGTCTGCTACTCCCATTGCCTGCCGTCGGGTCTGAAAATCCACCCGCGCAACAAGTCCGATGAAGAACTGAAGTTCATCGCCGATCACGGCGGTTTCGTCGGCGTGACCATGTTCGCGCCGTTCCTGGCCAAAGGCATCGATTCGACCATCGACGACTACGCCGAAGCCATCGAATACACCATGAACATCGTCGGCGAAGACGCCATCGGCATCGGCACCGACTTCACCCAGGGCCATGGCCAGGACTTCTTCGAATACCTGACCCATGACAAGGGCTACGCCCGCCGTCTGACCAGCTTCGGCAAGATCATCAACCCGCTGGGCATCCGCACCGTGGGCGAGTTCCCGAACCTGACCGAGACCCTGCTCAAGCGCGGCCATTCCGAGCGCGTGGTGCGCAAGATCATGGGCGAGAACTGGGTCAACGTCCTCAAAGACGTTTGGGGCGAATAA
- a CDS encoding DUF5943 domain-containing protein, which produces MAKIAPQLPIEVDSETGVWTSDALPMLYVPRHFFVNNHMGIEEVLGADAYAEILYKAGYKSAWHWCEKEAECHGLEGVAVFEHYMKRLSQRGWGLFKIQDIDLYKGTASVKLEHSAFVYVYGKVGRKVDYMFTGWFAGAMDQILAARGSKIRTVAEQVYGGSEEGHDDGLFTVKPL; this is translated from the coding sequence ATGGCCAAGATCGCCCCGCAATTGCCAATCGAAGTTGACAGCGAAACCGGTGTCTGGACCTCCGACGCCCTGCCAATGCTGTACGTGCCGCGTCACTTCTTCGTCAACAACCACATGGGCATCGAGGAAGTGCTGGGCGCCGACGCCTACGCCGAAATCCTCTACAAGGCCGGCTACAAATCTGCCTGGCACTGGTGTGAAAAAGAAGCCGAATGCCACGGCCTGGAAGGCGTCGCGGTGTTCGAACACTACATGAAGCGCCTGTCGCAGCGCGGCTGGGGTCTGTTCAAGATCCAGGACATCGACCTCTACAAAGGCACCGCCAGCGTCAAGCTCGAACACTCCGCATTCGTCTACGTGTACGGCAAGGTAGGGCGCAAGGTCGACTACATGTTTACTGGCTGGTTCGCCGGCGCCATGGACCAGATCCTGGCTGCTCGCGGCAGCAAGATCCGCACCGTCGCCGAACAAGTCTACGGTGGCTCCGAAGAAGGCCACGACGACGGTTTGTTCACCGTCAAGCCGTTGTAA
- the dgcA gene encoding dimethylglycine demethylation protein DgcA gives MAFEAMFQPIQIGKLTIRNRVLSTAHAEVYATDGGMTTDRYVKYYEEKAKGGIGLAICGGSSSVAIDSPQGWWKSVNLADDRIIPHFQNLADAMHKHGAKIMIQITHMGRRSRWDGEHWPTLLSPSGIREPVHRATCKTIEPEEIWRVIGNYASAAARAKAGGLDGVELSAVHQHMIDQFWSPRVNKRTDEWGGSFENRMRFGLEVIKAVRKEVGPDFCVGIRICGDEFHPDGLSHEDMKQIAKYYDDTGMIDFIGVVGSGCDTHNTLANVIPNMSYPPEPFLHLAAGIKEVVKAPVLHAQNIKDPNQATRILEGGYVDMVGMTRAHIADPHLIAKIKMGQVDQIKQCVGANYCIDRQYQGLDVLCIQNAATSREYMGVPHIIEKSTGPKRKVVIVGAGPAGMEAARVSAERGHDVTLFEKKEFIGGQITTASKAPQRDQIAGITRWFQLELARLKVDLRLGVAADAATILDLRPDVVVLAVGGHPFLEQNEHWGAAEGLVVSSWDILDGKVLPGKNVLVYDTICEFTGMSTADFLADKGSQVEIVTDDIKPGVAIGGTSFPTYYRSMYPKEVIMTGDMMLEKVYREGDKLVAVLENEYTGAKEERVVDQVVVENGVRPDEEIYYAMKEGSRNKGQMDIEALFAIKPQPSLSQAGDGYLLFRIGDCVAQRNTHAAIYDALRLCKDF, from the coding sequence ATGGCTTTCGAAGCAATGTTCCAGCCGATCCAGATCGGCAAACTGACCATCCGCAACCGCGTGCTCAGCACCGCGCACGCCGAGGTCTACGCCACCGACGGCGGCATGACCACCGACCGGTACGTCAAGTATTACGAAGAGAAAGCCAAGGGCGGGATCGGCTTGGCGATTTGCGGCGGTTCCTCCAGCGTGGCCATCGACAGCCCGCAAGGCTGGTGGAAGTCGGTCAACCTGGCCGACGACCGGATCATCCCGCACTTCCAGAACCTGGCTGATGCCATGCACAAGCATGGCGCCAAGATCATGATCCAGATTACCCACATGGGCCGTCGCTCGCGCTGGGATGGCGAGCATTGGCCAACCCTGCTGTCGCCGTCGGGCATCCGTGAACCGGTGCACCGCGCGACCTGCAAAACCATCGAGCCGGAAGAAATCTGGCGGGTGATCGGCAACTACGCAAGCGCAGCCGCGCGGGCCAAGGCCGGTGGCCTGGATGGCGTCGAACTGTCTGCCGTGCACCAGCACATGATCGACCAGTTCTGGAGCCCACGGGTCAACAAGCGTACCGACGAATGGGGCGGCAGCTTCGAGAACCGCATGCGTTTCGGTCTGGAAGTGATCAAGGCTGTGCGCAAGGAAGTCGGCCCGGATTTCTGCGTCGGCATCCGTATCTGTGGTGACGAATTCCACCCTGATGGCTTGAGCCATGAGGACATGAAGCAGATCGCCAAGTACTACGACGACACCGGCATGATCGACTTCATCGGCGTCGTGGGCTCGGGTTGCGACACCCACAACACCCTGGCCAACGTTATTCCGAACATGAGTTATCCACCGGAGCCGTTCCTGCACCTGGCCGCCGGTATCAAGGAAGTGGTGAAGGCCCCTGTGCTGCACGCGCAGAACATCAAGGACCCGAACCAGGCGACCCGTATTCTGGAAGGCGGTTACGTCGACATGGTCGGCATGACCCGCGCGCACATCGCCGACCCGCACCTGATCGCCAAGATCAAGATGGGCCAGGTCGACCAGATCAAACAGTGCGTGGGCGCCAACTACTGCATCGACCGTCAGTACCAGGGCCTGGACGTCTTGTGCATCCAGAACGCCGCGACCTCCCGTGAATACATGGGCGTGCCGCACATCATCGAGAAATCCACCGGGCCGAAGCGCAAAGTCGTGATCGTCGGTGCTGGCCCTGCCGGGATGGAAGCCGCTCGTGTATCCGCCGAACGCGGCCACGACGTGACCCTGTTCGAGAAGAAAGAGTTCATCGGTGGGCAGATCACCACCGCTTCGAAAGCCCCGCAACGGGACCAGATTGCTGGTATCACCCGTTGGTTCCAGCTGGAACTGGCGCGTTTGAAAGTCGACCTGCGCCTGGGCGTGGCGGCGGATGCGGCGACCATTCTCGACCTGCGTCCGGACGTGGTGGTGCTCGCGGTCGGCGGTCACCCGTTCCTGGAGCAGAACGAGCATTGGGGCGCGGCTGAAGGCCTGGTGGTCAGCAGCTGGGACATCCTCGACGGCAAAGTTCTGCCTGGCAAGAACGTACTGGTCTACGACACCATTTGCGAGTTCACCGGGATGTCGACCGCCGACTTCCTCGCCGACAAGGGCAGCCAGGTCGAGATCGTCACTGACGACATCAAGCCGGGCGTGGCCATCGGCGGTACGTCGTTCCCGACTTACTACCGCAGCATGTACCCGAAAGAAGTGATCATGACCGGCGACATGATGCTGGAAAAGGTCTATCGCGAAGGCGACAAGCTGGTGGCGGTACTGGAAAACGAATACACCGGCGCCAAAGAGGAGCGGGTGGTGGACCAGGTGGTCGTCGAGAACGGCGTGCGTCCGGACGAAGAAATCTACTACGCCATGAAGGAAGGCTCGCGCAACAAAGGCCAGATGGACATCGAAGCTTTGTTCGCGATCAAGCCACAACCTTCGCTGAGCCAGGCGGGCGACGGCTACTTGCTGTTCCGCATCGGCGACTGCGTGGCCCAGCGCAACACCCACGCGGCGATCTATGACGCGTTGCGGTTGTGCAAGGATTTCTAA
- the dgcB gene encoding dimethylglycine demethylation protein DgcB produces MLNTLLPILLFAALGLAVLGALRRVAMWRQGRASKVDLIGGLFAMPKRYMVDLHHVVARDKYIANTHVATAGGAVASIVLAILVHGFGLHNRILGYALLLMTAVMFVGAIFVFLRRRNPPARLSKGPWMRLPKSLLAFSASFFLLTLPVAGILPENFGGWVLAAILGVGVLWGVSELFFGMTWGGPMKHAFAGALHLAWHRRSERFGGGRSTGLKPLDLNDPTAPLGVEKPKDFTWNQLLGFDACVQCGKCEAACPAFAAGQPLNPKKLIQDMVVGLAGGTDAKFAGSPYPGKPIGEHAGNPHQPIVNGLVDAETLWSCTTCRACVEECPMMIEHVDAIVDMRRHLTLEKGATPNKGAEVLENLIATDNPGGFAPGGRMNWAADLNLNLLSEKKSTDVLFWVGDGAFDMRNQRTLRAFVKVLKAAKVDFAVLGLEERDSGDVARRLGDEATFQLLAKRNIQTLAKYRFNRIVTCDPHSFHVLKNEYGAFDGNYLVQHHSTYMAEIIGAGALNLGQHKGSSVTYHDPCYLGRYNGEYEAPREVLRALGIEVKEMQRSGFRSRCCGGGGGAPITDIPGKQRIPDMRMEDIRETGAELVAVGCPQCTAMLEGVVEPRPLIKDIAELVADALLEDAAPGKPSAPAKREPAEVH; encoded by the coding sequence ATGTTGAACACCCTTCTTCCAATCCTGTTGTTCGCTGCCCTGGGCCTGGCTGTCCTGGGCGCGTTACGGCGGGTGGCTATGTGGCGTCAGGGCCGGGCTTCGAAAGTCGACCTGATCGGCGGTCTGTTCGCCATGCCCAAGCGTTACATGGTCGATTTGCACCACGTCGTCGCGCGGGACAAATACATCGCCAACACTCACGTCGCCACGGCCGGTGGTGCGGTGGCGTCCATTGTCCTGGCGATTCTGGTTCACGGTTTCGGCCTGCATAACCGCATCCTTGGTTATGCGCTGCTGTTGATGACGGCAGTGATGTTCGTCGGCGCGATCTTTGTGTTCCTGCGTCGGCGCAACCCACCGGCCCGGTTGTCCAAAGGTCCGTGGATGCGCCTGCCGAAAAGCCTGCTGGCATTCTCGGCGTCGTTCTTCCTGTTGACCCTGCCGGTGGCGGGCATCCTGCCGGAAAATTTCGGTGGCTGGGTGCTGGCGGCGATTCTCGGCGTCGGTGTGCTGTGGGGCGTGTCGGAACTGTTCTTCGGCATGACTTGGGGCGGGCCGATGAAACACGCCTTCGCCGGTGCCCTGCACCTGGCCTGGCACCGTCGCTCCGAACGTTTTGGTGGCGGTCGTTCCACCGGTTTGAAACCGCTGGACCTCAACGATCCGACCGCGCCACTGGGCGTGGAAAAACCCAAGGATTTCACCTGGAACCAACTGCTCGGCTTCGACGCCTGCGTGCAGTGCGGTAAATGCGAAGCCGCGTGCCCGGCGTTCGCCGCCGGCCAGCCGCTGAACCCGAAAAAACTGATTCAGGACATGGTCGTTGGCCTGGCCGGTGGCACCGATGCCAAGTTTGCCGGCAGCCCTTACCCAGGCAAGCCGATCGGCGAGCATGCAGGCAACCCGCATCAACCGATCGTCAACGGTCTGGTGGACGCTGAAACCCTATGGTCCTGCACCACCTGCCGTGCTTGCGTCGAGGAATGCCCGATGATGATCGAGCACGTCGACGCCATCGTCGACATGCGTCGCCATCTGACCCTGGAAAAAGGCGCGACCCCGAACAAGGGCGCCGAAGTCCTGGAAAACCTGATCGCCACCGACAACCCGGGCGGCTTCGCGCCGGGCGGGCGGATGAACTGGGCGGCGGATTTGAACCTGAACCTGCTCAGCGAGAAGAAATCCACCGACGTGCTGTTCTGGGTCGGCGACGGTGCCTTCGACATGCGCAACCAGCGCACCTTGCGCGCCTTCGTCAAAGTGCTGAAAGCGGCGAAGGTCGACTTCGCGGTGTTGGGTCTTGAAGAACGCGACAGCGGTGACGTGGCCCGGCGTCTGGGCGACGAGGCGACTTTCCAACTGTTGGCCAAACGCAACATCCAGACCCTGGCCAAATACCGCTTCAACCGCATCGTCACCTGCGACCCGCACAGCTTCCATGTGCTGAAAAACGAGTACGGCGCCTTCGATGGTAACTACCTCGTGCAGCACCACAGCACTTACATGGCCGAGATCATAGGCGCTGGCGCTCTGAACCTCGGCCAGCACAAAGGCAGCAGCGTGACTTATCACGACCCGTGCTACCTCGGCCGCTACAACGGCGAATACGAGGCGCCGCGCGAAGTGCTGCGCGCCCTGGGTATCGAGGTCAAGGAAATGCAACGTTCCGGTTTCCGTTCGCGCTGCTGCGGCGGTGGTGGCGGTGCGCCGATCACCGACATTCCGGGCAAGCAACGGATCCCAGACATGCGCATGGAAGACATCCGCGAAACCGGTGCCGAACTGGTGGCCGTGGGTTGTCCACAGTGCACCGCGATGCTTGAGGGCGTGGTCGAACCACGGCCGTTGATCAAGGACATCGCCGAACTGGTGGCTGATGCGCTGCTCGAAGACGCCGCGCCGGGAAAGCCTTCGGCCCCGGCCAAACGTGAACCTGCGGAGGTGCATTGA
- a CDS encoding electron transfer flavoprotein subunit alpha/FixB family protein, with protein MSDIIRRDPRAEWIARNRLHPLHAAMQPAQHSWMGPNGVIRKNPHGIGFIGPNGIKRIDRSGAQQGGATKRSAAVEVQLPLHQVAAPAFYISVVPDMVGGRLSSHDRDLLGLAHQLAGKDGAVLAVVFGEHKENAFATAGVDRLLVLEGDEFSGYAPEQRVQGLRAVDNQFSPRHWLLPDSRSGGGELGRRFAAALGERPATRVWQVKDQECIGRAGAGLQDLARPVARLILAAAECAEPVSETRHEALPVELSTAVARSLSRIEDLGAVAVDPAAIPMAEAEFIFSGGNGVKDWGLFHRTAEALGATEGASRVAVDDGFMARDRQVGASGTWVTARVYVAVGISGAIQHLQGIGACDKVVAINLDPGCDMIKRADLSVIGESAEILQALIDAVAAYRNDAKRDAA; from the coding sequence ATGAGCGACATTATCCGCCGCGACCCTCGCGCTGAATGGATCGCCCGCAACCGTCTGCACCCGCTGCACGCGGCCATGCAGCCGGCGCAACACAGCTGGATGGGGCCTAACGGCGTCATCCGCAAGAATCCCCACGGGATCGGTTTTATCGGTCCCAACGGGATCAAACGGATTGATCGCAGTGGCGCTCAACAGGGCGGGGCGACGAAACGCTCGGCCGCAGTTGAAGTGCAATTGCCGCTGCATCAAGTGGCTGCACCCGCGTTTTACATCAGCGTGGTGCCGGACATGGTCGGCGGCCGCTTGAGCAGCCACGACCGCGATTTGCTCGGCCTGGCCCATCAGTTGGCCGGCAAGGACGGCGCGGTATTGGCGGTGGTCTTCGGTGAGCACAAGGAAAACGCCTTCGCCACGGCGGGCGTCGACCGCTTGCTGGTACTGGAAGGCGACGAGTTCAGCGGTTATGCACCGGAGCAACGTGTCCAGGGCTTGCGGGCTGTGGATAACCAGTTCAGCCCGCGTCACTGGTTGCTGCCGGACAGCCGCAGCGGTGGCGGCGAGCTGGGTCGACGCTTTGCCGCCGCACTGGGCGAACGCCCGGCCACACGGGTCTGGCAGGTCAAGGATCAGGAATGCATCGGCCGTGCCGGTGCCGGTTTGCAGGACCTTGCGCGGCCGGTGGCACGCTTGATTCTGGCGGCTGCCGAATGCGCCGAACCGGTCAGCGAAACCCGTCACGAAGCGTTGCCGGTGGAGTTATCCACAGCGGTCGCCCGCAGCCTGTCGCGGATCGAAGACCTGGGCGCGGTGGCGGTGGACCCGGCAGCGATTCCGATGGCCGAAGCCGAGTTCATCTTCTCCGGCGGCAACGGGGTCAAGGACTGGGGACTTTTCCACAGGACGGCCGAAGCGTTGGGCGCGACCGAAGGTGCGTCGCGGGTGGCGGTGGACGATGGTTTCATGGCGCGCGACCGTCAGGTCGGTGCGTCCGGCACCTGGGTCACCGCACGGGTTTACGTGGCGGTGGGGATTTCCGGGGCGATCCAGCATCTGCAGGGCATCGGTGCCTGCGACAAAGTGGTGGCGATCAACCTCGATCCGGGGTGCGACATGATCAAACGGGCCGACTTGTCGGTGATCGGCGAGAGCGCCGAGATTCTTCAAGCCTTGATCGATGCGGTAGCGGCTTACCGCAACGACGCCAAGCGCGATGCGGCTTAA